In the Solanum pennellii chromosome 5, SPENNV200 genome, one interval contains:
- the LOC107020354 gene encoding GATA transcription factor 15-like isoform X1 — translation MVDLSDKQGLGSEEMSSGVTSPETSQSNVKTCADCGTTKTPLWRGGPAGPKSLCNACGIKSRKKRRAFLGLNNEEKKSKKSVVVGHKNIEVQHHLNQSCSSSSNSDDSKSSNFVKNIVSSSLKKKLLPFGKEEVVMQRPRSRSTQKRKLGEVEQAAFLLMALSCGSFYTHGRMKIDKERKNEKCCTLGSKSSTLWVG, via the exons ATGGTGGATCTAAGTGATAAA CAGGGTTTAGGATCTGAAGAAATGAGTAGCGGAGTTACTTCACCAGAAACTAGCCAAAGTAACGTCAAGACTTGTGCTGATTGCGGTACCACAAAAACACCTCTTTGGAGAGGTGGACCTGCTGGTCCCAAG TCACTGTGTAATGCTTGTGGGATCAAAAGTAGGAAAAAGAGAAGAGCCTTTCTCGGGTTGAACAACGAAGAGAAGAAATCAAAGAAATCAGTGGTGGTTGGACATAAAAACATTGAAGTACAGCACCATTTGAACCAAAGTTgtagcagcagcagcaacagtGATGATAGTAAAAGCAGTAATTTTGTGAAGAACATTGTTTCTTCTTCgttgaaaaagaaattacttCCTTTTGGTAAAGAAGAAGTCGTTATGCAGAGACCAAGATCAAGATCTACTCAGAAGAGAAAGCTCGGAGAAGTAGAACAAGCAGCATTCCTGTTGATGGCTCTTTCTTGTGGCTCTTTTTATACTCATGGAAGGATGAAAATCGACAAGGAAAGAAAGAACGAGAAATGTTGTACTCTTGGCAGTAAAAGTAGTACTTTGTGGGTCGGTTGA
- the LOC107020354 gene encoding GATA transcription factor 17-like isoform X2: MVDLSDKGLGSEEMSSGVTSPETSQSNVKTCADCGTTKTPLWRGGPAGPKSLCNACGIKSRKKRRAFLGLNNEEKKSKKSVVVGHKNIEVQHHLNQSCSSSSNSDDSKSSNFVKNIVSSSLKKKLLPFGKEEVVMQRPRSRSTQKRKLGEVEQAAFLLMALSCGSFYTHGRMKIDKERKNEKCCTLGSKSSTLWVG; this comes from the exons ATGGTGGATCTAAGTGATAAA GGTTTAGGATCTGAAGAAATGAGTAGCGGAGTTACTTCACCAGAAACTAGCCAAAGTAACGTCAAGACTTGTGCTGATTGCGGTACCACAAAAACACCTCTTTGGAGAGGTGGACCTGCTGGTCCCAAG TCACTGTGTAATGCTTGTGGGATCAAAAGTAGGAAAAAGAGAAGAGCCTTTCTCGGGTTGAACAACGAAGAGAAGAAATCAAAGAAATCAGTGGTGGTTGGACATAAAAACATTGAAGTACAGCACCATTTGAACCAAAGTTgtagcagcagcagcaacagtGATGATAGTAAAAGCAGTAATTTTGTGAAGAACATTGTTTCTTCTTCgttgaaaaagaaattacttCCTTTTGGTAAAGAAGAAGTCGTTATGCAGAGACCAAGATCAAGATCTACTCAGAAGAGAAAGCTCGGAGAAGTAGAACAAGCAGCATTCCTGTTGATGGCTCTTTCTTGTGGCTCTTTTTATACTCATGGAAGGATGAAAATCGACAAGGAAAGAAAGAACGAGAAATGTTGTACTCTTGGCAGTAAAAGTAGTACTTTGTGGGTCGGTTGA
- the LOC107020859 gene encoding uncharacterized protein LOC107020859 — protein MRNISFSDEEQSDSLPKTATLWWRTPQDFDENGHLKIDISDLSKLTPRLKILREMERLAFISTEGLEDLRHKLISYRAGDFWLPIGGIKKEDMEIPPVITILLVGLSASGKSSLINYMYSVLGRSGLIPFAQTSSGNSHYTTMFLEEHNVLRSMRSGFCVYDTRGLDTNDMIEGLDEVSTWMTRGVRHNQPCFRHDDYNNNNKISNKRYTKRDVDCAIIVADLSEINKAFNSGDLKDVVALKSLFNNSSIRKSNENPLLILTHGDTISTEERINSRLKICEFLGIPETTGVYDIACLTEQGILPDESDPVTAFALTEAVYRSLMQSDRNHQPKKKLKDWIVLFLTWILCCIGAFFAILANFFSKCSQPHNKRLKY, from the exons atgagaaatatttcatttagTGATGAAGAACAAAGTGATTCATTGCCAAAAACAGCCACTTTATGGTGGAGAACACCACAAGATTTtgatgaaaatggtcatcttaAAATTGACATTTCTGATCTATCAAAACTCACACCAAGGCTTAAAATCCTTAGAGAAATGGAGAGATTAGCTTTTATTTCTACTGAAGGACTTGAAGATCTTAGACACAAACTTATTAGTTACAG GGCAGGGGATTTTTGGTTACCAATAGGAGGGATAAAGAAGGAAGATATGGAAATACCACCAGTGATCACAATTTTACTAGTTGGATTATCTGCTTCTGGAAAAAGTTCACTTATTAATTACATGTATAGTGTTCTTGGTAGATCTGGTCTCATCCCTTTTGCTCAAACATCAA GTGGGAATTCACACTATACAACTATGTTTTTGGAAGAACACAATGTGTTGAGATCAATGAGAAGTGGATTTTGTGTGTATGATACAAGGGGATTAGATACTAATGATATGATTGAGGGATTAGATGAAGTTTCTACATGGATGACACGTGGCGTTCGACATAATCAACCTTGTTTTCGACACGAtgattataacaataataataagatttCAAATAAAAGGTACACTAAGAGGGATGTTGATTGTGCAATAATTGTGGCTGATTTATCAGAGATTAACAAAGCTTTTAACTCTGGAGATTTGAAGGACGTAGTCGCCTTGAAGAGCCTTTTCAACAATTCTTCTATAAGGAAATCAA ATGAGAATCCATTGCTAATCTTGACACACGGTGACACGATTAGCACGGAGGAGAGGATCAATAGCCGGCTGAAAATATGCGAATTTCTAGGTATACCGGAGACAACAGGGGTCTACGATATAGCGTGTTTGACTGAGCAGGGAATATTACCAGATGAATCAGATCCAGTAACAGCATTTGCCCTAACTGAAGCTGTGTATAGATCACTAATGCAATCTGATAGAAATCATCAGCCAAAGAAGAAATTGAAGGATTGGATTGTGCTGTTTTTGACATGGATCTTGTGTTGCATTGGTGCCTTCTTTGCAATTCTTGCAAATTTCTTCTCAAAATGTAGTCAACCTCACAACAAAAGACTCAAGTATTAG